Part of the Syntrophales bacterium genome is shown below.
TTGAATATTTGTGGAATCGCTCCGCTCTATCATTTTAAATTAACTACCTCGCAGCAAGCTTCGAAAAATTTAACCCAATAACTCACAAAAATCTGTGTAACCTGCCCGCTTGTGCCTCGCAGTGGCAGGCGGGTCTGCGTAATCTGTGGATTAAAATTGGCAGAATTCCTTCAATTTTCAATTTTCAATTTTCAATTTTCAATTTTTTTTCACCTTAATCTCCAACACTCCATTCTTATATGACCATTTCATATCCCCGGCTTTCGCAGGTCTGGAGAGAAGGATCTCTTTTTGATATTTTCTGTTTTCTCCTTCGGCGTTGATATTCAGGATGTCCCCTTTAATCTCAAGCTTGATATCCTTTTCCTCGATGCCAGGCATCTCGGCAACAATCTGGATCTCATCGGCTTCATCGAAAACATCCACCATGGGCTCGCGCACCTCTTCCACCACCGGCCCCTTAGGTGTTTTCTTTATGTTCCCAAAAGGCTTAACAGAAGTTCTGCCATCAGCCATGGTGCGGACATTGATTCCGTAAACGCCCTTTAAATCTTTAAGTCCCTTGATTTTATCAAGGCCGCTGAATTTAATTTCACCTGTTTTGGAAAGCCCCTCACCTTTTTCAGCCAACTTAGTCGCAGCATCGATTAAATTGCCAAGCCCTTCGAAAAGGCTACCTATCCCGAAATCAAAACCGGTGCCCTCTGCTTTTTCTTCATTCTGCTTTTTTTTCTTGTCAGTCATTGTTCACTCCTTTGGATTGAAGACCAGAGCAATTGTATATTGAATATTGAATATTGAATATTTGTAGAATCGCATATGGATTGAATATTGTATATTGAATATTGTATATTTGTGGAATCGCATATGGATTGAATATTGTATATTGTATATTGAATATTTGTGGAATCGCTCCGCTCTGTTTCTTTTTAAAAATTGACAGAATTCCTTCAATCTTCAATATTCAATCTTCAATATTCAATTGCCCTGGTCTTCAATTTTCAATATACAATCTTCAATTTCTTTCACCATTTCACCACGATATTCACAAAATTAAAAGGCGGAATCGGCCCCACATATTTGAATGTAGCCCTGTCTTCATATTTCTTGACCAGATCTTCCACCATAAAATCGAACTCTTTCTCGCGGGTCCTGTCTATGAGAAAGGCTGCATTCAAGAACATGCCGTCTCCAAACACATCATTTGTTTTGGCGTCAATGGCGGTTCGCTTGAACATGTTCACAACACTCCGGGCTTCATCAGCCTTTTTGCTTTCCAGGGCCTTCTTTACCGCCTTACCCAAATCGATCTTGAGGGCATTGTTTCCCCTTCCGGCTTTTTCCCGGGTCTTTTTCTTGAGTTTCCCGACCTCCTGGTTCTTTTCCGCTATCTCGTGAAAGATCTGGTTTACATTTTTCCAGAGTGCCTTCAGGCCCATCTCGACCTTGTTGTCCATATCTTTCAGCAGGCCATTGAATTCACTATATCGCCTTCTGAGCAGGGTACGTATATCTTCTGCGCTGGACGCAATGGTACAAAATCTTACAGGCAATACCGTATAATCCTTCATGACCTCTTCAATGACGCGTTCGTGGGAAATCATATTCTCCCGATTGATGACATACTTGGTCATAGGAGAACTGCTTATTACCGCGCTAATATCATTATAGCCAATGGTTGAGACTATATCTCCTCTTCCGCCAATACCAATCTGCCCGAAATTTCGTCCTTCGTTGCCTTCAATAATACAGTAAACGTACTTTCCTTCCCTGGACATATTCCACCCTGCAACTTCTGTTTTTACCTGGCGCTTTCCCGCTTGTGAATGACGATATGGTGAGCCCGATTCGTACCAGCCAGCTTAATTTCAACCAACTGACCTTCTTTTAAATCTACTTTCCTCTGAATATTTTTGGGAATAGGAATTTTACCTTCTTTATCTACCCTGACAAAAACTCGCATTAAAGCCATTTGTACACCCCCTTTTTGGATTGAAGACCAAAGAAATTGAAAATTGTATATTGAAAATTGTATATTTGTGGAAATCGCTTCGCTCTGTTTTTTTAAAAAATTGACAGAATTCCTTCAATCTTCAATCTTCAATCTTCAATATTCAATATTCAATTTCATCAGCAGTGCTGATCAATCAATTCCCCAATGACATTTCTGACCTTCTCCTGGTTGGACTTGCTGCCGATGCGGCTGGTCTCTGATGCCAGAATATCCATACAGGTTTGTTTGAAAATTTCGTCATTCTTGTTGACCGAAGCCTTTCGGACCTTAAGAGTCTTGGCAATCATACAGCAGCCCCTTATAGTGGGAGCAAATTCGTACACATCAGAATCCCT
Proteins encoded:
- a CDS encoding GvpL/GvpF family gas vesicle protein; amino-acid sequence: MSREGKYVYCIIEGNEGRNFGQIGIGGRGDIVSTIGYNDISAVISSSPMTKYVINRENMISHERVIEEVMKDYTVLPVRFCTIASSAEDIRTLLRRRYSEFNGLLKDMDNKVEMGLKALWKNVNQIFHEIAEKNQEVGKLKKKTREKAGRGNNALKIDLGKAVKKALESKKADEARSVVNMFKRTAIDAKTNDVFGDGMFLNAAFLIDRTREKEFDFMVEDLVKKYEDRATFKYVGPIPPFNFVNIVVKW
- a CDS encoding Hsp20/alpha crystallin family protein, with protein sequence MTDKKKKQNEEKAEGTGFDFGIGSLFEGLGNLIDAATKLAEKGEGLSKTGEIKFSGLDKIKGLKDLKGVYGINVRTMADGRTSVKPFGNIKKTPKGPVVEEVREPMVDVFDEADEIQIVAEMPGIEEKDIKLEIKGDILNINAEGENRKYQKEILLSRPAKAGDMKWSYKNGVLEIKVKKN